The Siansivirga zeaxanthinifaciens CC-SAMT-1 region TTATTTACTTTCTCGAAATCGTGAGGATCAGACGTTGTGGTTTTGTCTAACAAACGCATTGAGAAACCTCCCGATGCTCCGAAGCCTGGTACTGCTGGTGGCTCAAAATATTCAATTACAGCACCTAAATCTTTAGTTTCTTCCTCTAATTCTTCCATAATTTCATGAACAGAGTGAGAGCGTTCCGACCATGGTTTTAGGTTAATTAAACAAGTTCCGGCGTTCGAGCCACGACCTTCTGTCATGATTTCATAACCCGCTAAAGATGATACCGATGCTACACCATCCATTTCTTCACATATTTTTTGAAGTTTTCTGGCAACATCGTTTGTACGCTCTAAGGTGGCACCTGGAGGTGTTTGTATTACGGCATAAATCATTCCTTGATCTTCGTTAGGAATAAAACCGGACGGCAGACTTTGGTTTGTGAAAAAGATACCAGCACAAAAGGCTAATAAAATTCCGAATGTTACAATACGTCTGGCTACAATTTTGTTTAATATGTTTACATACTTTCCGGTAAGTTTTTCAAAACCATTGTTAAACCAAGCTATAAATTTGTCTATGGGCGATTTTTTTAATTTACCATTGTTGTTTTTAAGCATCATGGCACAAAGCACCGGTGTAAGCGTTAATGCTACGATAGCCGAAATAATAATCGATCCTGCCATAGTAATGGAAAACTGACGGTAAAATACACCCACAGGTCCCGACATAAATGAAATAGGTATAAACACCGAAACCATTACCAGTGTAATTGCAACAATGGCACCACCAATTTCTCCTAATACCGCAGATGATGCTTTATATGGTGATAAATGTTCTTCTTCCATTTTAACATGGACAGCTTCTACCACAACAATAGCATTATCTACCACAATACCAATGGCCAATACCAAGGCAAAGAGTGTAATTAAGTTGATTGATAGTCCAAACATTTGCATAACGAAGAACGAACCAATAAGCGATACAGGCACCGCAATAATAGGAATTAATGTAGAGCGCCAATCTCCTAAGAATAAGAAAACCACAATGGCTACCAGTATAAAGGCATCTCTAAGTGTGTGTAATACTTGCTCGATAGATGCATCTAAGAAATTGGATACGTCGTAACTAATTTTGTAATCGATTCCTGGAGGTAAATCTTTCTTTAATTCGGTTAATTTTTCTTTAACGGCATCAATTACATCTTTACCATTACTTCCAAGGGTTTGTTTAAGGATGATTGATGCAGACGGATGCCCATCTAAATTCGAGTAAATATCGAAGAATTCACTACCAAGTTCTACATCGGCAACATCTTTTAATTTTAAAATTTCACCTTCTTCAGTAGCTCGAATTATAATGTCTTTATACTGTTCTGGTTCGTTATACCTGTCTTGATAGGTTAACACATATTCAAGAGATTGCGAAGTTTTTCCAGAACTTCCACCCAAACGCCCTGGTCGGGCAATAATACTCTGGTCTTCCATCGCTTCTAACACATCTTCGGCAGAAATGTTGTAAGCGCGCATGCGGTCTGGTTTTAACCAAACACGCATGGCATATTTTCTACTTCCTAAAATTTGAGCACTTGCAATACCATTAATACGTTGAATTTCTGGAATAATTTTAGTGTATGCGTAGTTGTAAAGGAATAATTCGTTGTCATCTTTGCCATTTCCATAAAGGTTCACGTACATTAACATACTTGGTTGAATAGGCGTAATAACAACCCCTTCTTTTTGAACCAATTCGGGCAATAACGGCATCACTTGGTCTACACGGGTTTTAACCATTACAACCGCTTGGTTGGGGTCGGTGCCTGGTTCGAAAATAACACGTATGGTACCTTCACCAGCACTGGTAGCATCGGAAGCTAAATAACGCATGCCTTGTACACCGTTTATAGCGGTTTCTAAAGGAATTAACGTTGAATTTACTAATACTTCCGAACTCGCTCCTGGATAGGCAATAAAAATATTAACTGTTGTAGGTGCAATTTGAGGAAATTGCGATATGGGTAATTGTTTTATGGCGAGTAAGCCCGTAAAAACAATTATAACCGAAATGACTATTGCCAGTACCGGTCTTTTTATAAATTTTTTAAACATAATTGTTAGGATTAGGGTTTGTTACTCTGCGTATAAGGCTAAGTGCGTTAATACAGAATTTGGTTCTACAAATTCTGTATGAATCTTTTCTTTATCCTTAACCATTCTAATACCCTCAAGTAATATTTTATCGTTTACAGATAAACCTTTTTCAATAACAAATAAATGGGGTAACTCGGCACCAACTTTTATTTCTCTTTGTCTAACAACATTGTTTTTGTCGATTACAAAAACATATTTTTTATCTAAAATTTCGAAAGTTGCTTTTTGCGGAATTATAATAGCATCTTTTAATGGAACATTCATTAAAATACTACCTGTTTCTCCATGTCTTAAAATACCATTCGGATTTGGGAATGTGGCTCTAAAGGCAATATTTCCAGTTTCGTTGTTAAATTCTCCTTGAATAGTCTCAACAACTCCCATTTCATTAAATTCTTTGTTGTTTGCCATTAATAGTTTTACTTCTTTTTTAGAGTCTTTGTCGGCGCTAATAATGTAGTCTAGATATTCAGATTCTGGTACGTTAAAATATACCCACATTTTACTGTTATCGGATAGGGTTGTTAGTAATTCGCCTTCGTCTAATAAACTACCTTCACGCACATGAAGGTGGTCCATAATACCATCAAAAGGCGCTTTAATACTAGTAAAACCTAAGTGTGTATTTGCTAATTGTACTTCGGCTTTTGCTTTTTCAAAACTTGCTTTAGCCATGGCTAATTCGTTTTTAGAAACAACGTTACCATCGGCAAGCAATTGGGTATTTTTAAGTTCTATTTCGGCTACTTTCGCTTCCGCTGAAGCTTTTTGAAGTTCGGCTTGATAAATGTTTGGCATAATTTGGAACATTTGTTGCCCCTTTTTTACAACCTGACCTTCATCAACAGAAATGTTTTGTAAATATCCTTTTTCCAGCGCTCTTAATTCGATATGACGAATGGAGTGGATTTGACAAACGTAATCTTTAGTAATAGATGTATCTCTTTTTATTGGATTTGTAACAAGATATTTTACATCTTCGTGTTTTTCATGCTTTTTTGATTCGCAACTTGTATTAAGTATAAACGCAAGTATGCCAACGAAAATGAATGTTTTTTTCATAGTCTTAATATTTGAAAATTTTTAGATAAAATGATTGTACAGGCCTTTGAAAACAAATTCAAATAATTGCCTAGTTTTTTAATAATTGGTTTGAAATGTATTTAAAAACACAGGCTATTGAAGTGGTTTGCCTGCTAGAAACATGTTATCAAATTATAAAAACCTGAAACTTGAGGTGTAAGCTAACGGTAGGTTTAATAAAATAATAATCGAAACATTTACTGTTTTTTACAAATTTGTAAGCAGTGTTTTCTAAAGTATTACTATGAAAATTAGCAATATAGGTATTGCTAAAAGGTATTAGTTTTTGGTTGGATCTTCCATGTTCTTCATCTTCTTCAAAAGTCTCACTTTCAATAACTTCAGATACATGTTGGTGTTTTTGTTTTGTGTGAGCATGTATATCAAATTCAGAATTCGGATTTAAAGTTTCAGAAGTAAGAAGCGAAACGTTATGATCTCCAATATAAAATGCATCCTTTATGCTGTTTGTTGCATTCGCAGAGATATTTGCGAACACATGTAGCAAAAGGAATCCTAATAATATAATATGTTTTTTTATAGTTAGGTTCATTTCGGCGTTAAAATTATTGTAATTGCATATAATCACCAAATGGAGTTTGGTTAAAATATGTTAACATTTAAAATTTTATGAAAACTGTCGTTTTTAATAATTAAAATTTATTTACTGTAATATTTTCAATTTAAATGTTTTATTAATGCATTTTAATGAGAATCAAAAAGATGAAGATTAAAAATATTTCGTAAGTTTTTGTTTGAAAACGCACTCGAATTATTAAAAATAGCGCTGTAACTATCTAACAAATTCTTGTTTTTTAGCGTGTTTATATTGTAGTTGAAAACGGCTGGATAGTAGTAATCGAACAACGTATTCGAGAAACCTCCTTTACTCATGAGGTAACTTAAAGAAGTATTCATTGTCGCACATTCTTCGGCTAAATTAAATGCATACAAAATTCTTGAATGTTTAATTTTAGAAATGGTTTCGTTGTATGGATAAGCATAATCTATATATTGATGCAGCATTTCGTGTAAAATGGTTTCAACTAAAGCTTCACGCATATAAAGTTTATAGTTTTCTTGGGCAGTTGGTTTGTTGTAAATAGGTTTGCTACCTTTAGTATTATTGGTTCCTAAAATATTTTCAGAATGGATACTTATTACAGGAATATTGGCGTATCGGGCAACTAAAACACCATCGGTATTTGGAAAATAGCCTTCTTGTAAAAAAGTGGTTAAAGATTCTGCAATGTAAATGGGATGTGCATTAAAAGCAATCCAAAACGCTTTATTAGCATTGGCAAATGTTTCAAATTTAGGACGATCGGTTTTATAAAATGTTGTGTTTGTAAACAACATCTGGAAGGCTTCAGGGTATCTGTTTTTTAAAATTTCTATGGCACGAATACTGTAAAATATATGTGTTTGGTCTGTAGCGCTATTGGTTTCAGTTGAAAAATAAAACTGATCGTATTTATAAATATAAAGCGTTTTATTAATGTTAGATGAATTGTTTGATGAAATTGGATTCTGCTTGAAAATATTTAAATCGTTAGGATGTTTATAGCCTAAATAGATTAATTTCTTAGTGTTTATAGGTGTTTCAATATCTTTTGTTAATACCTGATTAAGAGACGCTGTTTTAATAATATGCGATATTTCCAGGTCTATTTGAGCGCTTGTTAAATTTTCCTGATTGAAATCGTTAGCCGATTGAATCCAAGTAACATGTTTCTGAGACAAATTAATGTTAGAAGAATTCAAAGTTTGAGCGTTTATACTAAAGCTTATCAAGCAGGGTATAGCAGCTTTTAAAATATTGTGTAAAGTAGATAAAGGTTTCATTAATAACATTTGAATTACTGTCATGGGCTTTTAATTGAATAACCGTAGTTTTTACAGAAGCATAAAAGCTACTTAATTTTAGATAGTTCTATGATTAAGTAGCTTTAAAAACACAAAAATAGTTTTGTTTTATTTTGGTATTTGCTGACTCAAACAATGCAAAGTCCCGAAGCCCCAAATAAAATCGGTGGCCGAAATACCAATAATTTCTCTATCAGGAAAACAATCGGCGATTATGTTTAAGGCCACTCGGTCGTTAGCATCATTAAACGTAGGCACCAAAACAGTTTTGTTAATAATTAAAAAATTAGCGTAACTAGCTGGTAAACGTATGCCATCAAAATCCAATCGTTTTGGCATAGGTAAACTTACCACGTTAGGGTGTTTGCCGTTTTCCAGCGTTGCCTCTTTTAATCGTTTTAAATTGTCTTGTAAGGGTTTGTAATTAGCATCTTCAGGGTTATCTTCAACAACAGTTAGAATGGTGTTTTCGTTTACAAATCGTGCTAAATCGTCAATATGTCCATGGGTATCGTCGCCTTCAACCCCGTTTCCTAACCAAATAACATGTGTTACACCTAAGTATTCTTTAAAAATAGCTTCGTAATCACTTTTGTTAAAGCCAGCATTTCTAACTTGTATGTTTGGGTGCAACAAACACTCTTCGGTTGTAATTAAAGTACCTTTACCATTTACTTCTAAAGCACCACCCTCTAAAACAACAGGTTTTCCTTTGTATAAAACCTGTTCTAACGGTATATTTAATGCTTCGGTTACTTTTTGGGGAACATGTTTATCTAACTTATAATTAGAATATTTAGCCCAACCATTAAAATTGAAATTTAAACCTTTACGATTTGTTCCATTTTTTACAATAATAGGACCAGAATCGCGCATCCAGCTTCTATTGGTTTTTTGAATGATGAAGGATACGTTTTTTAAATTAACATGCGCCGTTTCGAGCATGTTTTGTACTTTATCTTTAAGTTTTTCGTTAGCTACAACTAAAAATACAGTTTCAACTGAAGCTACTTTTTTTATAAATTCTACAAAAGCCCATTGAATGGCTTCGTATTTACCCGGCCAATCGTTGCCATTATGAGGAAAACATAACAAAACGCCTTCTTGTTGTTCCCATTCTGCGGGAAATATCCAGTTAGATTGACTCATTAGTCGATTGCTCTTTTAGTAATATCGCCATATTTATCGATGCGACGGTCTCTTAAAAATGGCCAGTTTTGACGTACATTTTCTTGTAATTTTAAATCGACATCGGCCAATAATATTTCTTCTTTATCTACAGATGCTTGTGCTAAAATTTCGCCCTGTGGACCTGCAATAAATGAAGACCCCCAAAACTCGATACCATTCGTTTCTGGCAAGTATTTTTCTAATCCTATTCTGTTGGCTGCTGCCACATAAACCCCATTGGCTACGGCGTGACCGCGCATAACATTCATCCAGGCACCTTGTTGGTTTTCGCCAAATTCTGCTTTTTCTTGTGGATGCCAACCAATGGCTGTTGGGTAAAATAAAACCTCGGCACCTTGTAAGGCTGTAAGTCTTGCTGCCTCAGGATACCATTGATCCCAACAAATTAATGTACCTATATTACCTTTTTTAGTTGGAAACGATTTAAAACCTATATCGCCTGGTGTGAAATAGAATTTTTCATAAAAATGAGGATCGTCTGGAATATGCATTTTTCGGTATAACCCAGCTTCAGAACCATCGGTATCTATGATGTATGCGCTGTTATGGTAAACACCCGCCATTCTTTTTTCGAAAAATGGAACGATAATAACCACACCCAGTTCTTTAGCTAAATCACTAAAGGCAGTAAATGATGTGCTGTACAAGGGTTCCGCGTAAGCGAAATTATCGACATCTTCACTCTGGCAAAAGTAGTGGCTGCTATAAAGCTCTGGTAATGAGATTACTTCAGCGCCTTTTGCTGCAGCGTCTTTTACCCATTGAATGCATTTTTTTAAATTATTCTCTGGAGTGTTATTCAAGTTTAATTGTATAACAGCAATTTTATAGGTGTTTTTTGGCATTATATTTTATTGAATGATTACTACAAATATATAATTTTAAAATTATTTATCTTTTTTGTAAAGGGGTATTCTATAGGAAATGGTATAGCCGTAACCAACGCCAATTCCGCTGCTATCGTAGGTTTTGTTAAAACCGGGAATGTATACATTTATGAAATTATCGGGTTCGGTTTCACTGGCTAAAAATTTAAGCTGTACGTTTAAACCGAAATATAAATTTGTTAAAACCTGTGCTTTTATACCTAAAATAACTTCGGCCCAAATGGCAGTTAAACCTTTAAATTCGGTTAAATCAGACGATGAAAAGGGCGGGTAATATTGATTTGTGGTGTATATGGTATAACTATTCAAGTTCTGACTAAAGCTACTGGCACCAATACGAAATCCGGAATAAATCATATTGTCCATATCTAACCAATTTTGGTATAAGTTATAGTCAATGCCTCCTTTAATGTAACTGCCTTTGGTAGTGATGTTTAAATAATCATTAACAGTGTTTTTTTCTTCTGTACCAATTTCTCCGGCAATGTATAAACGTTTTTTTAATCGGTAGTCGGCTACTATTTCGAAACCTTTATAATCGTCGTCTAAAAAGGAACGTACTAGTTTAGAGATATCTCCACCAACACGAAGGCCATACTTTTCCTTGATTTTTATTGAGTCGTTTACAGTTTTTTGAATACTATCGTTTTGAGCATGAACAGACACACAAAACACAAGCAATATTAAAAAACTTTTAATGAAATATGTTGAAATGTGTTGTTGTTTCATTTTCTAAGGGTTGATTATCTAAAAGCGGTTGTCTTGCCAAAATCCAGTTATTGCCATCGTCTTCTATTGTAAGAGTGATGCTGTTAAAAATGGTTTTGTATCCGCAGGCACGCGATACAAAAACTTCTTCTCGAACATAATTTATGGTAATAATATCTTCGTTTCCTTGGTTTGGATCGATAAAATCGTCGCTTGTGTCATTAGGTGTACCATTATCGTTTACTTTACTATCTTTTCTAAGCCTATATTGCGTTTGGTTGGCATCGGTACGTAGTGGTAATAGTAATTTATTTGTGGATGTTATTTGAAAACCAGGTAAAATGGTATTGTTATCGACGCCTACAACTACTAAACCAAACACATTTTTTCTGTTTAATTGATTGGCCGTATCATACAAATCGATAATTAATCTGGGTGTTGTAGAAGTGGTTGCGGGACAAATATCGTCACGTTCGCAACTAATGTTAACACCAACTAAAACGGCCATAACGATTAAAAAAATAAACTTTATATACTTCATTTATTTTATTTTGAATGTCTTCTGAAATGCATCAGAATAACGATTTGGTTTTTTATTTGAATTAATGTTTTTCTAAAAGTACAACATTTTCAACATGAAACGTTTGCGGAAACATATCCACAGCTTGCGTTTTTGTTACTTTATACATCTTGTTCATTAATTCTAAATCTCGGGCTTGGGTTGCACTATTGCAACTCACATAAACCACTTTTTTAGGTGCAATGTTTAAAATTTGCTGAACGACATCTTTATGCATGCCATCGCGGGGCGGATCGGTAATAATAATATCTGGATGCCCGTGGGTTTTTATAAAAGTGTCATTAAAAACATGTTTCATATCACCTACAAAAAACTCACAATTAGTAATATTATTGCGTTCTGCATTTTCTTTAGCTGCAAGAATAGCATCTGGCACAGCCTCAACACCTATTACTTTTTTTGCTTTTTTAGAAACAAATTGTGCAATGGTTCCTGTTCCTGTGTATAAATCGTAAACAAGTTCATTGCCAGTTAATCCAGCAAAATTTCTTGTTATTTTGTAAAGTTCGTAGGCTTGGTCGGAATTGGTTTGATAAAACGACTTAGCATTTATTTTAAATTTCAAACCTTCCATTTCTTCAAAAATATGATCGGCACCTTTATAACAAACAACATCTTGGTCGTAAATAGTGTCGTTTGCTTTTTCGTTAATAACGTAAAGTAATGAGGTCACTTCTGGAAAAGTTTCAGCAATAAAATTTAATAATAACTCTCGATTTGCTTTATCTTCTTTAAAAAACTGAATTAATACCATCACTTCTTTGGTAGACGAGGTACGAATCATCATGGTACGCAAAAAGCCAGTTTGGTTTCTGGGATTAAAAAATTCTAAATTATGTTTAATAGCAAAAGCTTTCACCGAATTTCTAATTGCGTTCGATGGATCGGCTTGCAAATGGCATGTATTTAAGTCAAGAATTTTATCCCACATACCAGGAATATGAAAGCCTAAAGCATTTCTATCGCCTAAATCTTTATCAGATTGAACTTCTTCTTGTGTTAACCAACGGCTATCACTAAAAGAGAACTCCATTTTATTTCTGTAGAAATATTGGTTTGCCGAACCTAAAATAGGAGTAACCTCTGGAAGTTCAATATGC contains the following coding sequences:
- a CDS encoding carbon-nitrogen hydrolase; the protein is MPKNTYKIAVIQLNLNNTPENNLKKCIQWVKDAAAKGAEVISLPELYSSHYFCQSEDVDNFAYAEPLYSTSFTAFSDLAKELGVVIIVPFFEKRMAGVYHNSAYIIDTDGSEAGLYRKMHIPDDPHFYEKFYFTPGDIGFKSFPTKKGNIGTLICWDQWYPEAARLTALQGAEVLFYPTAIGWHPQEKAEFGENQQGAWMNVMRGHAVANGVYVAAANRIGLEKYLPETNGIEFWGSSFIAGPQGEILAQASVDKEEILLADVDLKLQENVRQNWPFLRDRRIDKYGDITKRAID
- a CDS encoding DUF6452 family protein, translating into MKYIKFIFLIVMAVLVGVNISCERDDICPATTSTTPRLIIDLYDTANQLNRKNVFGLVVVGVDNNTILPGFQITSTNKLLLPLRTDANQTQYRLRKDSKVNDNGTPNDTSDDFIDPNQGNEDIITINYVREEVFVSRACGYKTIFNSITLTIEDDGNNWILARQPLLDNQPLENETTTHFNIFH
- a CDS encoding efflux RND transporter periplasmic adaptor subunit, which produces MKKTFIFVGILAFILNTSCESKKHEKHEDVKYLVTNPIKRDTSITKDYVCQIHSIRHIELRALEKGYLQNISVDEGQVVKKGQQMFQIMPNIYQAELQKASAEAKVAEIELKNTQLLADGNVVSKNELAMAKASFEKAKAEVQLANTHLGFTSIKAPFDGIMDHLHVREGSLLDEGELLTTLSDNSKMWVYFNVPESEYLDYIISADKDSKKEVKLLMANNKEFNEMGVVETIQGEFNNETGNIAFRATFPNPNGILRHGETGSILMNVPLKDAIIIPQKATFEILDKKYVFVIDKNNVVRQREIKVGAELPHLFVIEKGLSVNDKILLEGIRMVKDKEKIHTEFVEPNSVLTHLALYAE
- a CDS encoding efflux RND transporter permease subunit, yielding MFKKFIKRPVLAIVISVIIVFTGLLAIKQLPISQFPQIAPTTVNIFIAYPGASSEVLVNSTLIPLETAINGVQGMRYLASDATSAGEGTIRVIFEPGTDPNQAVVMVKTRVDQVMPLLPELVQKEGVVITPIQPSMLMYVNLYGNGKDDNELFLYNYAYTKIIPEIQRINGIASAQILGSRKYAMRVWLKPDRMRAYNISAEDVLEAMEDQSIIARPGRLGGSSGKTSQSLEYVLTYQDRYNEPEQYKDIIIRATEEGEILKLKDVADVELGSEFFDIYSNLDGHPSASIILKQTLGSNGKDVIDAVKEKLTELKKDLPPGIDYKISYDVSNFLDASIEQVLHTLRDAFILVAIVVFLFLGDWRSTLIPIIAVPVSLIGSFFVMQMFGLSINLITLFALVLAIGIVVDNAIVVVEAVHVKMEEEHLSPYKASSAVLGEIGGAIVAITLVMVSVFIPISFMSGPVGVFYRQFSITMAGSIIISAIVALTLTPVLCAMMLKNNNGKLKKSPIDKFIAWFNNGFEKLTGKYVNILNKIVARRIVTFGILLAFCAGIFFTNQSLPSGFIPNEDQGMIYAVIQTPPGATLERTNDVARKLQKICEEMDGVASVSSLAGYEIMTEGRGSNAGTCLINLKPWSERSHSVHEIMEELEEETKDLGAVIEYFEPPAVPGFGASGGFSMRLLDKTTTSDPHDFEKVNNKFMEALSERKELTGLFTFYSSNYPQYELKINNKIAMQKGVSIGKAMENLNILIGSTYEQGFIRFGRFFKVYTQAAPEYRALPSDLEKLFVKNEAGEMVPYSAFMSMEKKLGPNEITRYNLYNSASINGLPASGFTTGDAIGAIKEVASQTLPRGYDIAWEGLSYDEANRGNESLYVFIVVLIFVYFVLAAQYESFLLPFAVIMSLPVGVFGSFALLKVMGLANDVYAQIGVIMLVGLLGKNAVLIVEFAVQKHREGASILEATIEGSKARFRPILMTSFAFVAGLIPLVVATGAGAIGNRTIGGSAMGGMLIGTIFGVLVIPGLYFIFAKMSDGKNLIKDESNELFSEELMRNSESEENSKISIRQIKKLLKKLTKSKNNEA
- a CDS encoding DUF6048 family protein is translated as MKQQHISTYFIKSFLILLVFCVSVHAQNDSIQKTVNDSIKIKEKYGLRVGGDISKLVRSFLDDDYKGFEIVADYRLKKRLYIAGEIGTEEKNTVNDYLNITTKGSYIKGGIDYNLYQNWLDMDNMIYSGFRIGASSFSQNLNSYTIYTTNQYYPPFSSSDLTEFKGLTAIWAEVILGIKAQVLTNLYFGLNVQLKFLASETEPDNFINVYIPGFNKTYDSSGIGVGYGYTISYRIPLYKKDK
- a CDS encoding agmatine deiminase family protein, which codes for MSQSNWIFPAEWEQQEGVLLCFPHNGNDWPGKYEAIQWAFVEFIKKVASVETVFLVVANEKLKDKVQNMLETAHVNLKNVSFIIQKTNRSWMRDSGPIIVKNGTNRKGLNFNFNGWAKYSNYKLDKHVPQKVTEALNIPLEQVLYKGKPVVLEGGALEVNGKGTLITTEECLLHPNIQVRNAGFNKSDYEAIFKEYLGVTHVIWLGNGVEGDDTHGHIDDLARFVNENTILTVVEDNPEDANYKPLQDNLKRLKEATLENGKHPNVVSLPMPKRLDFDGIRLPASYANFLIINKTVLVPTFNDANDRVALNIIADCFPDREIIGISATDFIWGFGTLHCLSQQIPK
- the rlmD gene encoding 23S rRNA (uracil(1939)-C(5))-methyltransferase RlmD produces the protein MSRKKTRKVVFENVEVLDAGAKGKTIAKAPDGKVIFLPNAVPGDVVDVQTFKARKAYYEGKATLFHKLSDKRTEPACEHFGVCGGCKWQDMAYEHQLFYKQKEVTNNLTRIGHIELPEVTPILGSANQYFYRNKMEFSFSDSRWLTQEEVQSDKDLGDRNALGFHIPGMWDKILDLNTCHLQADPSNAIRNSVKAFAIKHNLEFFNPRNQTGFLRTMMIRTSSTKEVMVLIQFFKEDKANRELLLNFIAETFPEVTSLLYVINEKANDTIYDQDVVCYKGADHIFEEMEGLKFKINAKSFYQTNSDQAYELYKITRNFAGLTGNELVYDLYTGTGTIAQFVSKKAKKVIGVEAVPDAILAAKENAERNNITNCEFFVGDMKHVFNDTFIKTHGHPDIIITDPPRDGMHKDVVQQILNIAPKKVVYVSCNSATQARDLELMNKMYKVTKTQAVDMFPQTFHVENVVLLEKH